The Cloacibacterium sp. TD35 region CATAGCAGACCCTTTTAGTTCTTCGGAGTTGATTCCTAATTCTTCTTTTACCAAAAATTGATGTGCAGAATTTTTGTCATTCATGAGTTCTGTTGCCATTTGTGCTGCTTGATCAGCTGGAATTCCTTTCGCTCTGTAAATCAATTCTATTTCTTTTAATTCTCCTTCAGGGTTTACTTCTAATTCGTCCATTTCCAGAGACATTTGGTTTTCGTATAATTCTTTGGAACTCTGTACCGAAATCCATTCTCCTAATGCCATGGAAAGCGAACCAGCCAAAAGCCCAGCTAAACCTGCAAGTAGTACTTCTTTTTGTCCGCTACTTGCTCCTGCAACTCCCATAATTAATGAAAAGTTAGAAATTAACCCATCATTTCCCCCTAAAACAGCTGCCCTAAGTGCGTTTCCGCCAACAGAACGGTGTCTTTTTTCAAAACGAGAAAGAGCATTTCCGCCTATTTTATGATTATTTTCAAGAATATTTTCAAGAATTTTCACATGGGCAGTATCCGAAATAGAAGCTTGCGTTTGGGTATTGACTCTGGCTTTTCCGATAGAGCTTGATAGTGATTTTTCGGTATCCATTAAAACACCTAAAACATAATCATAACCTAAAATTCCTCCAATTTTTTTAAGAATTTTTGCTCTGGTAGAAGGCTCTGGCATGTCTTTTTCAGTCAGTCCTACTTTCTGTAAAAATGCTACTGCATGAGATTTTTCGATTGCAGACATTTGTAAAAAAATTTCTTTTACGTTTGGGTCTTCTTCTTTCTCTGCTAATAAACCGTACAGAAAAGAGGCATCTACTTCGGTTTGGATGTTTTTTAAGTTCATTTTGTGATGGTTATTTAAAGGTTATAGCAAATGTAAGATTATGTGCTGACAATCCCTCACTTCTTTTATAAAAACTATACCTAAAATCTACACTTTTAAAAATCTTAGATTCTAAAGGTAAATAATGAAGATTTAACCCAATGTTTTGGCTATTAAAACTAGATAAATCATAGTCTGAAGAATAATATTTTTCGCCATGATTGTGCTGTCCATAAGGTTTAAAATAATCATTGCTGGTCTGATGATGATATCTGTAAAAAGGACTTAATGAAACAAATGGCGAAATTTTTATCGGGATTTCTAATTGTGCAGTATGTGCTTTGATTCCCCAATCATCAAAGAAATAACGATAATATGTTCTGAAAATGAATGTTTCGCCCAAGAAATAATTAAGTCTCATTCCTAATGGGATTTTCATTCTTTGCATAGGCAATTTTTCGCTGGAGACAGTATTATTGGTAAAATATACTCTGTTGTATGGAATAGAAAGCAAACCATCTTGAAATGCAAAATCTGCCAACAATGAAACTTGTAACCTTGGATTGATGATTTGAGAATAGGCAAAATTTACACTATAAGAATTTTTGTTCCAAAGTTTATAATTATCATCATTTCCTTCATGCTCATCATCGTCAGATTTTTTGTTGTTTACTCCTGTAGTAACAGGTCTAAGTTCTACAGGCAAAATTTCTAGTCTTTGGTCAAAAAATGCCATTGCTTTTACGCTGAACTCAGCATTATTATCTTGAGATGCTTTTACAAAAGAAAGTTCACCACCAATGGATTGATAGTCAAACTCTCGGGAAAAGTATGCTCCAATTCCATAAGTAGTATTTCGTTCTAAATTTTTAGCAAAATAATTAATAGAAGGATAAATTCTCCAACCTACAAATTTAGATGAAGCACCAGTAACGCTGCTAGTTCCTGTAGAGGCGGCAGTTCTGGCACTTATTTTTCCATTGTATAAATTGGTAGGGGAACCATCTGGAACATTATTTATCAATTTGGTAGAAGCAGAAGTGTGATGGTCTACTGCAACGGCAACGTCTAGTCTATGTTCATATTTCTGACTGTTTTTAAGCAATCTTACCTGTATAGAATTAGAAATATTGGTCAAAGCTTCATCACCTTTTCCTCCACCAATAGAAGAGTGGTCACCTTCTTGAGTGTAATATCCTGATACAAAGTTAATTTCGTCAATTTTTAGTTTTCTCGCTTCGTAAAGTGAGTCTTTTTCTTGTGCTTTCGATTTTCCGAAGAAACCAAACGTGATGGCTAGTAAAAATACGGATACTATGCTTTTTTTCATCGTTAATGCTTGTATTGATTCATATTTTACTTAGTTGCAACCGCAACCGCCACCGTTTTTCCCACCATCTGCACCAGAAGCTGCTTCTCTGTACAAAAGAAAATTATTTTCTGTTTTAGCAGATTTTTTGGTAGAAAGTTGCATTTCACTATCGTTCACATAGTTTTTTTCGTATTCTTTTACAGATACGCAGTTTTGCACCATTATCGAGACGAAGAATAGTGCGAAAAATACTTTAAAATAGTTCATTTTTATATGATTTTGATGTTTTCTGAGTAATAAATATTGTTATCATCATCTATGATGATGCATTCTATATCTTTCATTTGATTAATCAAAGAAAGTCCAGCTTTTATGCCCATAATCGAAATAGGTGTTGCGAAAGCATCAGAAATTTCTGCGTTTGGACTAATCACTGTTACGCTTTTAATTCCGTGAATAGGAAATCCTGTTTTTGGGTCTATGGTATGCGAATATTTTTTGCCATCAATCATCACGAACTTTTCGTAATTTCCAGATGTTGCGATGGCTAAATCTGTTACTTCAAGCGTAGAAAATGGCATTCCCGAAAAATCAGGATGCGCAATTCCTATGGTCCAAGATTTTCCGTTTTCGGGGACTCCCCAACAAGATAAATCTCCTGAAGCATTGATAATTCCTGCTTTTACGCCAAGACTTTTTAGTAGATTTTTGGCTTTTTCTGCAGCATAGCCTTTTCCGATGCCCCCAAAACCAATTCTTATTCCTTTGTTTTTGAGAAAAACGGTTGTGTTTTCTGGATTGAGTTCGATATTTCTATAATCAATTAAAGCGATGCTTTTTCTAGCCAAATCTTCATCAGGGAGTGATGTCATTTCGGTATCAAAATTCCAAAAACGTTTATCAATAGAGCCGTAAGTAATATCAAAAGCTCCCTGAGTAATTTCAGAAATTTTCTTCGACCTTGCGATAATCGAAAAAGTTTCATCACTCACTTTTACAGGTTTTATTCCTGCATTTTCATTGATGAGATTGGTTTCGCTGGTAGATTGATAAGTAGAGAGTAATGCTTCTATTCTAGAAATTTCTTCTACCGCTTTTTTTAGAAAAAAATCTGCTTCTGCATCTGTTTTGGCTTCTACAGTAATTTCAAACCGATTTCCCATCAAAAGCTGGGTCAGTTTTTTTTGCATGCTATTTACCAGTAGATTGATTAATTTCTTGAATCATCGTATTTACAGTCGCATTGTCAAAACCTTCCCAAGTTTTTAGAATTTTGCCATTAGCATTC contains the following coding sequences:
- a CDS encoding VIT1/CCC1 transporter family protein; its protein translation is MNLKNIQTEVDASFLYGLLAEKEEDPNVKEIFLQMSAIEKSHAVAFLQKVGLTEKDMPEPSTRAKILKKIGGILGYDYVLGVLMDTEKSLSSSIGKARVNTQTQASISDTAHVKILENILENNHKIGGNALSRFEKRHRSVGGNALRAAVLGGNDGLISNFSLIMGVAGASSGQKEVLLAGLAGLLAGSLSMALGEWISVQSSKELYENQMSLEMDELEVNPEGELKEIELIYRAKGIPADQAAQMATELMNDKNSAHQFLVKEELGINSEELKGSAMEAAISSFVLFAIGAILPLFPFFFLGGTPAIIASAISSSIGLFLIGSAITLFTGKSIWYSGFRQVIFGLLAAAITFGIGKLIGVSVIG
- a CDS encoding DUF3570 domain-containing protein, translated to MKKSIVSVFLLAITFGFFGKSKAQEKDSLYEARKLKIDEINFVSGYYTQEGDHSSIGGGKGDEALTNISNSIQVRLLKNSQKYEHRLDVAVAVDHHTSASTKLINNVPDGSPTNLYNGKISARTAASTGTSSVTGASSKFVGWRIYPSINYFAKNLERNTTYGIGAYFSREFDYQSIGGELSFVKASQDNNAEFSVKAMAFFDQRLEILPVELRPVTTGVNNKKSDDDEHEGNDDNYKLWNKNSYSVNFAYSQIINPRLQVSLLADFAFQDGLLSIPYNRVYFTNNTVSSEKLPMQRMKIPLGMRLNYFLGETFIFRTYYRYFFDDWGIKAHTAQLEIPIKISPFVSLSPFYRYHHQTSNDYFKPYGQHNHGEKYYSSDYDLSSFNSQNIGLNLHYLPLESKIFKSVDFRYSFYKRSEGLSAHNLTFAITFK
- a CDS encoding DUF4266 domain-containing protein, with the protein product MNYFKVFFALFFVSIMVQNCVSVKEYEKNYVNDSEMQLSTKKSAKTENNFLLYREAASGADGGKNGGGCGCN
- a CDS encoding FAD:protein FMN transferase is translated as MQKKLTQLLMGNRFEITVEAKTDAEADFFLKKAVEEISRIEALLSTYQSTSETNLINENAGIKPVKVSDETFSIIARSKKISEITQGAFDITYGSIDKRFWNFDTEMTSLPDEDLARKSIALIDYRNIELNPENTTVFLKNKGIRIGFGGIGKGYAAEKAKNLLKSLGVKAGIINASGDLSCWGVPENGKSWTIGIAHPDFSGMPFSTLEVTDLAIATSGNYEKFVMIDGKKYSHTIDPKTGFPIHGIKSVTVISPNAEISDAFATPISIMGIKAGLSLINQMKDIECIIIDDDNNIYYSENIKII